A single genomic interval of Oligoflexia bacterium harbors:
- a CDS encoding AI-2E family transporter translates to MAENKKDKTTLITFLSISALFLMLFMWMILPYTLAVVMGGVLAVLLTPLYEKLLKKKIKPKYASFIITLLLTVLILGPLTGLTILAVKQGVTVGESLAESEEFSYDAISEKAVNLPMIDAIIGDQAAVEKTLKSSFKNAGKTLSGGILALITKAPELTLQLVLALIALFFFLIDGRKFVAWIFEKIPMDQDVEVKLIESFNNISVSVVFATLAAAGAQATMMLIAFLVLQVPGAFFAAGVTFVLAWIPMVGSTPVWVAGMIYLYYKGSITKVIIMLVLGFLTTLVDNFVRPLVLQGRGNIHPLLSLVAIFGGIVMFGIVGVFIGPIIAAVLVQLFEIWPVVAHRFGLMRDNGVK, encoded by the coding sequence ATGGCAGAGAACAAAAAAGACAAAACAACTCTAATCACTTTTCTATCAATCTCAGCACTGTTTTTAATGCTGTTTATGTGGATGATACTTCCCTACACATTAGCCGTAGTTATGGGGGGAGTTCTTGCCGTATTACTCACTCCACTTTATGAAAAATTACTAAAAAAGAAGATAAAACCGAAATATGCATCTTTCATAATAACTCTTCTACTTACAGTTTTAATCTTAGGCCCTCTAACAGGGCTTACTATATTAGCTGTGAAACAAGGCGTAACAGTCGGAGAAAGTCTTGCAGAATCTGAAGAATTCTCCTACGACGCTATTTCTGAAAAAGCCGTTAACCTACCCATGATCGATGCGATTATTGGTGATCAAGCTGCAGTTGAAAAAACATTAAAAAGTAGCTTTAAAAATGCAGGCAAAACCTTAAGTGGTGGCATTTTAGCGTTGATTACAAAAGCACCTGAGCTAACATTGCAACTTGTCTTGGCTTTAATTGCGCTGTTTTTCTTTTTAATCGACGGAAGAAAGTTTGTTGCCTGGATATTTGAAAAAATCCCAATGGATCAAGACGTCGAAGTTAAATTGATTGAATCGTTTAATAATATTTCAGTTTCAGTGGTTTTTGCCACATTGGCAGCTGCTGGCGCACAAGCGACGATGATGCTTATTGCTTTTTTAGTACTACAAGTTCCAGGAGCATTTTTCGCAGCAGGAGTCACTTTTGTATTAGCTTGGATCCCCATGGTTGGCAGTACTCCTGTTTGGGTTGCAGGTATGATCTATCTTTATTATAAAGGCAGTATCACCAAAGTCATCATCATGTTGGTCCTCGGATTTCTTACTACACTTGTCGATAATTTTGTTCGCCCGTTGGTACTACAGGGTCGTGGGAATATTCACCCATTACTTAGTTTAGTGGCAATTTTTGGTGGCATCGTCATGTTTGGAATTGTAGGGGTATTTATTGGGCCTATAATCGCAGCAGTTTTAGTTCAGCTCTTTGAAATATGGCCCGTTGTTGCTCATCGCTTTGGTCTCATGCGCGATAATGGAGTGAAATGA